In uncultured Bacteroides sp., one genomic interval encodes:
- a CDS encoding T9SS type A sorting domain-containing protein, translating to MKRILLALLFTLAALFVSGQINDSGILSLLKARQQLKGLDKQELQLKQDLKLLEKSVSPQSPALRDATTKQKLDSTVMFVATSDLLGWDKSSKDQYIYDASGRWITGIYYDWNNATKAWVNATKDDYTYNANGKWSVATSYKWNSTNSVWDKDAMQEFTYNTGGYATQILYYDWSTTALDWVKDTKYVLSYNADNTAKDFIVSSWNTTLNDWENSMKYEYTYTNGKLTQVLVSSWDTDTSGWENAMKYDYEYDAGGKVTRTTYSVWTGEDWMAMMKYEYTYDTNNRIATEIRSDWNFLTQWGLAAMYEFKYDANGNNTEYYTYKREADQWVKQTKEITDFDLNYTYTDLILPSGYSVFFSPYTLAIVSGGMNKPVQDIEYAWNTGNTNWDNKSKTIYYYSAGPGTGVVEQKADDASAITIYPNPVANAFNLNTTESNVQISIFDLSGSLLLSKQISGSDPVDVSFLSEGIYMAKIVTEKATVTRKFVKR from the coding sequence ATGAAAAGAATTCTACTCGCATTACTTTTCACCCTTGCCGCATTGTTTGTTTCCGGACAAATTAACGACAGTGGAATATTAAGTTTACTAAAAGCCCGGCAGCAATTAAAAGGGCTCGATAAACAAGAGCTTCAGCTGAAGCAAGACCTTAAACTTCTGGAAAAAAGCGTTTCTCCTCAAAGTCCGGCTCTGAGAGATGCTACAACTAAGCAGAAACTTGATAGTACCGTTATGTTTGTGGCTACCAGCGATCTCCTGGGATGGGATAAATCGTCGAAAGACCAATACATTTATGATGCTAGCGGCAGATGGATAACAGGTATTTATTACGATTGGAATAATGCCACTAAAGCGTGGGTAAATGCAACGAAAGACGATTATACCTACAATGCCAATGGTAAATGGAGTGTAGCTACCAGTTATAAATGGAATTCCACAAACAGTGTGTGGGATAAGGATGCTATGCAGGAGTTTACTTACAACACCGGCGGATATGCTACACAAATACTTTACTACGATTGGAGCACCACTGCTCTAGACTGGGTTAAAGACACAAAATACGTGCTTAGTTATAATGCCGACAACACCGCTAAAGATTTCATTGTTTCAAGTTGGAATACAACTCTCAATGACTGGGAAAATAGTATGAAATACGAATATACTTATACCAACGGCAAACTTACGCAAGTGCTTGTTTCCAGTTGGGATACCGATACTAGTGGGTGGGAAAATGCTATGAAGTATGATTATGAATACGATGCCGGTGGCAAAGTTACAAGAACCACATATTCCGTTTGGACAGGTGAGGACTGGATGGCTATGATGAAGTACGAATATACTTATGATACCAATAACCGGATTGCAACTGAAATACGTTCCGACTGGAATTTCTTAACTCAATGGGGGCTTGCTGCAATGTATGAATTTAAGTATGATGCCAATGGAAATAATACGGAATATTATACTTATAAGCGAGAAGCTGATCAGTGGGTAAAGCAGACAAAGGAAATCACCGACTTTGATTTGAATTATACCTATACCGATTTAATTTTACCTTCCGGATATTCTGTATTCTTTAGTCCATATACTTTGGCAATAGTATCGGGAGGTATGAATAAACCTGTTCAGGATATAGAATATGCATGGAATACCGGAAACACCAACTGGGACAATAAATCCAAAACCATCTACTACTATTCTGCAGGACCCGGTACGGGAGTAGTTGAGCAGAAGGCCGATGATGCATCAGCAATAACAATCTACCCAAATCCTGTTGCCAATGCGTTCAACCTGAATACCACTGAAAGCAACGTGCAGATATCTATTTTCGATTTAAGCGGCAGTCTGCTTCTCTCAAAACAGATATCCGGCAGCGATCCTGTTGATGTAAGCTTCTTGTCGGAAGGCATTTATATGGCTAAGATTGTTACAGAAAAAGCCACTGTAACCCGTAAGTTCGTAAAAAGATAA
- a CDS encoding C-GCAxxG-C-C family protein: MEERINKAVELFKSGYNCSQSVVAAFADLYDFTDDQALRVSASFGAGIGRMRETCGAACGMFILAGLENGTTIAKDQKGKGENYKLVQDLAAVFKERNGSLICGELLGLKKDHAISSVPEERTTTYFAKRPCVKMVEEAARIWAEYLESQK; the protein is encoded by the coding sequence ATGGAAGAAAGAATAAATAAAGCTGTAGAGTTATTTAAAAGTGGGTACAATTGCTCACAATCTGTAGTTGCAGCTTTTGCCGATTTATATGATTTTACTGACGATCAGGCTTTGCGTGTATCAGCTTCTTTTGGGGCAGGGATAGGTCGTATGAGGGAGACTTGCGGAGCTGCTTGTGGAATGTTTATCCTTGCGGGTCTGGAGAATGGTACAACCATTGCAAAAGACCAAAAAGGAAAAGGAGAAAATTACAAGCTCGTTCAGGACCTGGCGGCTGTGTTTAAGGAACGAAACGGCTCATTGATTTGTGGAGAGCTGTTGGGGCTAAAGAAAGATCATGCCATCTCATCTGTACCCGAAGAACGTACAACCACATATTTTGCAAAACGCCCATGTGTAAAGATGGTAGAAGAAGCTGCTAGAATCTGGGCTGAATATCTTGAATCTCAAAAGTAG
- a CDS encoding S8 family peptidase, whose amino-acid sequence MKEYQHILLNKDWVKTNEYKAQTGRSKKAPDKSRKEQYDFLSDSYRDAIAAIHAKYAELKNQNIKVANGTYIDFDLYADSVNLDSFDTKNGAVLMNIQNTANNDGILKSTLFIPNDNESWLPKKLEDYSNTEKDRKNEKTGEVSPRNQRMINSIIAIKSSSLSSFFPPEYSNSVESIPENKIMPYEFWVEKKGLENKAFFTALDRLGIRCNTNSLSFKNISIFLVFATKEQLEKAVLCVDYLSEIRPYKQPSILTKIESVKEENDWCDIIKNDVVQTNEFSARIGILDSGVNNGHPLLCDYLPQERCETVISSTVRDRSNHGTGMAGLALYGDLTDVIYSRKPCIVNHDLASVKIMPANDEKPNDPDLYGVITEDAIVNANRLGANIMCMAITAESVLDGDASSWSSALDKSIYNDGINSELMFVSAGNIDSTDGVTYPDFNINNPIGDPAQAWNAITVGAYTEKCLISDPTYSEKQVLAPKGGLSPYSRTSVLWGKKCIKPEIVMEGGNAYDESGNLITHDDLSLVTTSSKIDFHKFDRFNATSAATALASNLAAKIKTENPTLSNESIRALMIHSSEWTQGMIECAKTDDGKVSLDALMHSCGYGTPVERKALKCNDNYVVFIVENEIFPLEEGKNKNVKFANMHYYDLPWPKDILLDLGEKDVRMKITLSYYIDPAPGRRAWKNKHLYQSLGLRFDVNTDLENKDAFLKRVSRLQQEEEEGDFSSRNDTQRWHIGIQRRNQGCIHSDWIKGTAASLANCNMVAIYPVGGWWKYNKEKVKCSIKYSLIVSLETPDIEIYSEIKQLVNIATAISVS is encoded by the coding sequence ATGAAGGAATATCAACATATACTTTTGAACAAGGATTGGGTAAAGACTAATGAATACAAAGCTCAAACCGGTAGATCAAAAAAAGCTCCAGATAAATCAAGAAAAGAACAATATGATTTCCTTTCTGACTCATACCGAGATGCAATAGCTGCAATTCATGCAAAATATGCAGAACTAAAGAATCAAAATATTAAAGTTGCTAACGGTACTTATATAGATTTTGATTTATATGCAGATAGTGTAAATCTCGATTCTTTTGACACTAAAAATGGCGCTGTTTTAATGAATATTCAGAATACTGCAAATAATGATGGAATTCTAAAAAGTACATTATTCATCCCAAATGATAATGAATCCTGGTTGCCCAAGAAATTAGAAGATTATTCTAATACTGAAAAGGATCGAAAAAATGAAAAAACAGGAGAAGTATCTCCTCGAAACCAAAGAATGATCAATAGCATTATCGCTATTAAATCATCGTCTCTTTCATCGTTTTTTCCACCGGAATATTCTAACTCTGTTGAATCTATACCCGAAAACAAGATTATGCCTTATGAATTTTGGGTTGAAAAGAAAGGATTAGAAAATAAGGCTTTTTTCACTGCATTGGATAGATTGGGAATACGTTGTAACACTAATTCTTTAAGTTTTAAAAATATAAGTATTTTCTTGGTATTTGCCACAAAGGAACAACTAGAAAAAGCTGTTCTTTGTGTGGATTATCTATCAGAGATACGTCCTTACAAACAGCCTTCCATTCTAACAAAAATTGAATCTGTTAAGGAAGAGAATGATTGGTGCGATATCATAAAAAATGATGTAGTGCAAACAAACGAATTCAGTGCAAGAATAGGTATTCTGGATTCTGGCGTTAACAATGGTCATCCTTTGCTGTGTGATTATTTGCCTCAAGAACGATGCGAAACAGTAATTAGCTCTACAGTTCGTGATCGTTCTAATCATGGAACTGGTATGGCTGGTTTGGCATTGTATGGAGACTTGACAGATGTGATTTATTCTCGTAAACCTTGTATAGTGAACCACGACCTGGCTTCTGTAAAAATAATGCCTGCCAATGATGAAAAGCCCAATGATCCTGATTTATATGGGGTAATTACCGAAGACGCTATAGTTAATGCAAATAGATTAGGCGCAAATATCATGTGTATGGCAATCACCGCAGAATCTGTACTGGATGGAGATGCAAGTTCCTGGTCGAGTGCATTGGACAAATCTATTTATAATGATGGAATAAATTCTGAACTAATGTTTGTTTCTGCCGGGAATATTGATTCAACTGATGGGGTTACTTATCCAGATTTCAATATTAATAATCCAATTGGTGATCCGGCACAGGCTTGGAATGCTATTACAGTTGGTGCCTATACTGAAAAATGTTTAATTTCAGACCCTACTTATTCAGAGAAACAGGTTCTTGCGCCTAAAGGCGGTTTGTCTCCTTATAGTAGAACCTCTGTGTTGTGGGGGAAAAAATGCATAAAGCCTGAAATTGTTATGGAAGGTGGAAATGCATATGATGAAAGTGGCAATTTGATTACACATGATGATTTATCACTGGTAACGACAAGTTCTAAAATTGATTTTCATAAGTTTGATCGTTTCAATGCAACAAGTGCAGCTACAGCTTTAGCTTCAAATCTTGCCGCAAAAATTAAAACTGAAAATCCGACTCTATCTAATGAATCTATCAGGGCACTAATGATTCATTCATCAGAATGGACACAAGGGATGATAGAATGTGCAAAAACAGACGATGGCAAAGTAAGTTTGGATGCTTTGATGCATAGTTGTGGCTATGGAACACCTGTTGAAAGAAAGGCATTGAAGTGTAATGATAACTATGTAGTTTTTATTGTTGAAAATGAAATCTTTCCATTAGAAGAAGGAAAAAACAAAAATGTAAAGTTTGCGAACATGCATTATTATGATTTACCTTGGCCAAAGGATATTCTGTTGGATTTAGGTGAAAAGGATGTTCGTATGAAAATCACTTTGTCATACTATATAGATCCAGCGCCGGGAAGACGCGCTTGGAAAAATAAGCATCTCTATCAATCGTTGGGATTAAGATTTGATGTAAATACAGATTTGGAAAATAAGGATGCCTTCTTGAAAAGAGTTAGTAGACTACAGCAAGAGGAAGAAGAAGGTGATTTTTCGAGTCGTAATGATACACAAAGATGGCATATTGGGATTCAAAGGCGAAATCAAGGTTGTATTCATTCGGATTGGATAAAAGGTACGGCAGCCTCTTTAGCTAATTGTAATATGGTTGCAATCTATCCTGTTGGAGGCTGGTGGAAATATAATAAAGAAAAGGTAAAGTGTTCTATAAAGTATTCGTTAATAGTATCACTTGAAACGCCAGATATAGAAATCTATTCAGAAATTAAGCAATTAGTGAATATCGCAACTGCTATTTCTGTTTCTTAA
- a CDS encoding P-loop NTPase produces MEIAVISGKGGTGKSSISSAFVSVAKSAVVVDCDVDASNLYLLFSPLCKEEEVFVSGSHAVVNNDKCTNCNTCIDLCRFDAISKVDGKIRISESACDGCYLCSRVCPVQAIKMIPADKSRMYAGTFRYGDMVYGRLAPGEENSGKMVNLLREKAKKYVEDYGYDTVILDGPPGIGCPVISTITGVDKVVVVTEPTISGFLDMKRVIEVVCRFSVQMSVIVNKYDLNPGICEQIDKWCEEMEIPVVAHLPFDAQIVEAMIAGKTIIEYNKDCEVSRLIENAYNTIYAF; encoded by the coding sequence ATGGAAATAGCAGTAATTAGTGGTAAAGGAGGTACAGGCAAATCGAGCATAAGTTCCGCTTTTGTTTCAGTTGCAAAATCGGCAGTAGTTGTTGATTGTGATGTAGATGCTTCAAACCTCTATTTACTGTTTTCACCATTGTGTAAAGAAGAGGAAGTATTTGTGTCCGGTAGTCATGCTGTAGTAAACAACGATAAATGTACTAACTGTAACACATGCATTGATCTTTGCCGTTTTGATGCTATATCCAAAGTAGATGGTAAAATAAGAATCTCAGAATCCGCTTGTGATGGGTGTTACCTGTGCTCTCGTGTCTGTCCTGTTCAGGCAATAAAGATGATTCCTGCAGATAAAAGCCGTATGTATGCCGGAACCTTTCGTTATGGCGATATGGTTTATGGTCGTTTGGCTCCCGGAGAAGAAAATTCCGGGAAGATGGTAAATCTATTGAGAGAGAAGGCAAAGAAATATGTAGAGGATTATGGCTATGACACAGTTATACTCGATGGCCCTCCGGGCATTGGCTGTCCGGTTATATCAACCATTACAGGAGTCGATAAGGTTGTAGTAGTAACAGAACCAACAATTTCAGGTTTTCTTGATATGAAACGTGTAATTGAAGTTGTTTGCCGTTTTTCCGTTCAAATGTCAGTCATTGTGAACAAGTACGATTTAAATCCCGGTATTTGTGAACAAATAGATAAGTGGTGCGAAGAGATGGAAATTCCGGTAGTAGCTCATTTACCTTTCGATGCACAAATAGTAGAAGCTATGATAGCCGGTAAAACAATAATTGAATACAATAAAGATTGTGAGGTATCTCGTTTAATAGAGAATGCTTACAACACAATTTATGCCTTCTGA
- a CDS encoding restriction endonuclease, producing the protein MEYLFLLALVIGIIFYCGYRCGVKEEHKSNEYEKSLLKEDYQKKKDLLNKKFLLLNEIRSCSFIFEKVASLYTDLKLYMYDETIFSLENRQRPAFKAADEVKQIKAKSKDILEKYKVMSYKYEFLINQFPELKEYVDDYEAIIQNSNNEISIEDASDLHDRVKDWIRDEDYKKLDANTRNQLALDNWLKHRKMSNAQVGYEYELFIGFLYKQNGWQVEQNGIDRGLEDLGRDIIAKKMIDGRLKIHIIQCKRWSEKKEIHENVVNQLYGTTIQYILMNKQNPLHNITDITPVLTTTAPLSKIAQSFADYLKVSVKIIKMGDYPRIKCNINQSSGEKIYHLPFDQQYYSTKINMPGEFFASTVKEAANKGFRRAFRHLAL; encoded by the coding sequence ATGGAATATCTATTTTTGCTTGCTCTTGTCATCGGTATAATATTCTATTGTGGATATAGATGCGGCGTTAAAGAAGAGCACAAAAGCAATGAATACGAGAAGAGCCTTTTAAAAGAAGATTATCAAAAAAAGAAGGATCTTTTGAATAAAAAATTCCTGTTATTAAATGAAATAAGATCTTGTTCTTTTATATTTGAAAAAGTAGCTTCACTATACACGGATTTAAAATTGTATATGTATGATGAAACCATATTCTCTTTAGAGAATAGACAAAGACCAGCCTTTAAAGCAGCAGACGAAGTAAAACAAATAAAAGCTAAAAGCAAAGATATACTTGAAAAGTATAAGGTTATGTCGTACAAGTATGAATTTTTAATTAACCAATTTCCAGAATTAAAAGAATACGTGGATGACTATGAAGCTATAATTCAAAATTCAAACAATGAAATATCAATTGAAGATGCATCAGACTTGCATGATAGAGTCAAAGATTGGATAAGAGATGAAGATTACAAAAAATTAGATGCTAACACTAGAAATCAATTAGCCCTTGACAATTGGCTTAAGCATAGAAAAATGTCAAATGCGCAAGTTGGATATGAATATGAACTATTCATTGGATTCCTTTATAAGCAAAATGGTTGGCAAGTAGAGCAGAATGGTATTGATAGAGGACTTGAAGATTTAGGAAGAGATATTATCGCAAAAAAGATGATAGATGGAAGACTAAAAATTCATATTATTCAGTGTAAGCGTTGGAGTGAAAAGAAAGAAATTCATGAAAATGTAGTAAACCAATTGTATGGAACTACTATTCAATACATATTAATGAATAAACAAAATCCTCTACATAATATTACAGATATAACTCCGGTTTTAACAACAACAGCACCATTGAGTAAAATAGCACAGAGTTTCGCTGATTATTTAAAGGTGTCAGTTAAGATTATTAAGATGGGAGACTATCCACGCATTAAATGTAATATCAATCAATCAAGTGGAGAAAAAATATACCATCTACCTTTTGACCAACAATATTATTCAACTAAAATAAATATGCCAGGAGAATTTTTCGCATCAACGGTTAAAGAGGCTGCCAATAAAGGATTTAGGCGTGCATTTAGACATCTGGCATTGTAA
- a CDS encoding HU family DNA-binding protein — translation MSVKYSVVMRKNPSKISEPGKYYAHAQAYGEMDFDSLCEEVNGRCTVTRADVAAAVEAILESMKKALAEGRIVRLGNFGSFQIGVRSNGATTEDEFASSMIRGTRISFRPGKLLTNMQKTLAYTQVAKLPVKVTNGGNEVG, via the coding sequence ATGAGTGTAAAGTATTCAGTAGTTATGAGAAAGAACCCGTCTAAAATTTCGGAACCGGGAAAGTATTACGCACATGCACAGGCGTATGGTGAAATGGATTTTGATTCGCTTTGCGAAGAGGTAAACGGACGATGTACCGTAACCCGTGCCGATGTGGCTGCAGCAGTGGAAGCTATTCTGGAATCGATGAAAAAGGCATTGGCCGAGGGTAGAATTGTTCGCCTGGGTAACTTCGGTAGTTTCCAGATTGGGGTGAGAAGCAACGGTGCCACTACCGAAGATGAGTTTGCATCTTCCATGATTCGCGGAACCAGAATCAGTTTCCGTCCCGGTAAGTTGCTCACCAACATGCAGAAAACGCTTGCATACACGCAAGTAGCTAAGCTTCCGGTGAAGGTTACCAATGGTGGTAACGAGGTGGGATAG
- a CDS encoding zinc ribbon domain-containing protein yields MALIKCPECGESVSDKAPNCPHCGLAIAGNIIPCPECGAVVPKGTETCPKCAFPLQEVKEQVKNVEASPAPQKPAIKASEEVLEKIGPVFLEAKELYEKKKYVSAYDKINIALSTAPNNTECLKLEAAIVSGICDHSQKVAEELFQAKEYAKALAEIDSALKFAPNSQALLNLSNEIKRAKSRRKTRITVISVLVVIAIAVVAAMSIRKSFTAEEENQAWEIAKDSNTVSCYNQFLEDYPDGAHSMDAQEMLMKLQKDETDFWGRIQSSSDVYSYEQYLKKFPQGMYVDQAKNSIDSLDWVKASIKNTPEAFAEYLAAHPEGAHVGEAQSANEKIAASVPTAEEISGMKSFFSNYYAAVENKDESSVLDFFESVTPKYYGISNASKSDIQTNIKKMYAKDIKQVHIAINDASFKVTKDESGNFHVTFPIDVTYDREDAAKTNTSSMTVTAVVNSNKKITSIISNKSSNTL; encoded by the coding sequence ATGGCTTTAATTAAATGTCCAGAATGTGGCGAGTCGGTATCTGACAAAGCCCCTAATTGTCCTCATTGCGGATTGGCTATAGCCGGCAACATAATCCCTTGTCCGGAATGTGGCGCAGTAGTTCCTAAAGGAACCGAGACATGCCCTAAATGTGCTTTCCCATTGCAAGAAGTTAAAGAGCAAGTTAAGAACGTTGAAGCAAGCCCTGCTCCTCAAAAACCGGCCATAAAAGCCAGCGAAGAGGTATTGGAGAAAATTGGTCCGGTATTTCTTGAAGCTAAAGAGCTATACGAGAAAAAAAAGTATGTTTCTGCTTACGACAAGATTAACATTGCACTCTCTACTGCTCCAAACAATACAGAATGTTTAAAGCTGGAAGCTGCAATTGTATCGGGCATCTGCGATCATTCGCAAAAAGTGGCGGAAGAGCTTTTCCAGGCTAAGGAATATGCAAAAGCACTGGCTGAGATTGATTCTGCCTTGAAGTTTGCTCCCAACAGTCAGGCTCTGCTAAACCTAAGCAACGAGATTAAGCGGGCAAAATCACGCCGTAAGACTCGTATCACAGTTATTTCCGTTTTGGTAGTTATTGCCATTGCTGTTGTTGCTGCAATGAGTATACGTAAATCGTTTACTGCAGAAGAGGAAAACCAGGCATGGGAAATTGCTAAGGATTCAAATACCGTATCTTGCTACAATCAGTTCCTGGAAGATTATCCAGATGGTGCTCACTCTATGGATGCTCAGGAAATGCTTATGAAGCTTCAGAAAGATGAAACAGATTTCTGGGGCAGAATTCAGTCGTCTAGCGATGTTTACAGCTACGAACAATACTTGAAGAAGTTCCCTCAGGGTATGTATGTAGATCAGGCTAAAAACAGCATCGACTCTCTGGATTGGGTGAAAGCTTCCATAAAGAACACTCCCGAAGCATTTGCCGAATACCTTGCTGCTCACCCGGAAGGTGCACACGTTGGCGAAGCTCAGTCGGCTAACGAAAAGATTGCCGCTTCGGTTCCTACAGCTGAAGAGATCTCGGGCATGAAGAGTTTCTTCTCTAATTACTACGCTGCCGTAGAAAATAAGGACGAAAGTTCTGTTCTTGATTTCTTTGAATCTGTTACTCCTAAATATTATGGTATTTCCAATGCCAGCAAGAGTGATATTCAGACAAACATTAAGAAGATGTATGCAAAGGATATTAAACAGGTGCACATTGCAATTAACGATGCAAGCTTTAAAGTAACTAAGGATGAGAGTGGCAATTTCCACGTAACATTCCCTATTGATGTAACTTACGATCGCGAAGATGCTGCTAAGACAAACACTTCGAGCATGACGGTTACTGCTGTGGTAAACAGTAATAAGAAGATTACATCTATTATATCGAATAAGAGTAGCAATACTCTATAA
- a CDS encoding DUF4248 domain-containing protein produces the protein MIKTAEEFKIRAYTKVELACLYNPYMTIPGALRILARWIAGNSQLTAELCALEYNHRNRIYTPRQVKAIVDHLGEP, from the coding sequence ATGATAAAAACAGCAGAAGAATTTAAAATCCGGGCATATACCAAGGTAGAACTGGCTTGCCTTTACAATCCGTACATGACAATTCCCGGGGCCTTGCGCATACTTGCCCGGTGGATTGCCGGCAACAGTCAGCTAACAGCCGAGCTTTGCGCTCTGGAATACAATCATCGAAATAGGATTTATACGCCACGCCAGGTAAAGGCGATTGTAGATCATCTGGGAGAGCCATAA
- a CDS encoding PstS family phosphate ABC transporter substrate-binding protein gives MKKIFLAIALVSVMAQGAFAQRVKGSDTVLPVAQKWAENYNATKGAKVTVTGGGSGVGISALLAGSTDLASASRKVKFDEKLKFKQAGKVLVEKVVAYDALAVVVNPSNKVGQLTRKQLEDIFTGKITNWKQVGGANMPIIAYSRETSSGTYEFFKEHILENKNYKKDILSMPATGAIIQSVSQTKGAIGYVGLAYVSKNVKALKVSYDGKKFVAPTVANAKNKSYPVVRPLFMYYIKKDEAKVTPFLNFGLSAKGQKLVDGVGYISAK, from the coding sequence ATGAAAAAGATTTTTTTAGCAATAGCATTAGTCAGTGTAATGGCTCAGGGAGCATTTGCACAACGAGTTAAGGGCAGTGATACAGTGTTACCGGTAGCTCAGAAATGGGCAGAGAACTACAACGCAACTAAAGGTGCAAAAGTAACAGTAACCGGTGGTGGTAGTGGTGTAGGAATTTCGGCATTGCTTGCAGGAAGTACAGACCTGGCTTCTGCTTCACGTAAGGTAAAGTTCGACGAGAAACTTAAATTCAAACAAGCCGGTAAGGTTCTTGTAGAGAAGGTTGTTGCTTATGATGCTCTGGCTGTAGTTGTAAATCCAAGCAATAAGGTGGGTCAGCTTACCCGCAAACAGCTAGAAGATATCTTTACCGGTAAAATTACCAACTGGAAACAAGTAGGTGGTGCCAATATGCCTATTATTGCATACTCAAGAGAAACCAGCTCGGGTACTTACGAGTTCTTTAAGGAACATATTCTGGAGAACAAAAACTACAAGAAAGATATCCTTTCAATGCCAGCAACCGGAGCAATCATTCAGTCGGTAAGTCAGACTAAAGGTGCCATTGGTTATGTAGGCCTGGCTTATGTTTCTAAAAACGTAAAAGCTTTGAAGGTTTCTTATGACGGAAAGAAATTTGTTGCACCAACTGTAGCAAATGCAAAGAATAAATCTTACCCGGTGGTTCGTCCGCTTTTCATGTACTACATCAAGAAAGACGAAGCCAAAGTTACTCCATTCCTGAACTTTGGACTATCTGCTAAAGGTCAGAAGTTGGTAGACGGAGTTGGATACATTTCAGCAAAGTAA
- a CDS encoding ATP-binding protein: MANADQILTLIKSHIEGDEERFRTTALQISALEAKAGHTVLARSINELIKSKQKLILKPTFRPIQSDLQEFVLEIENPYRFTDLVCNENVSFKIKRVINEHVQREKLYQFNLENRRKLLLAGPSGTGKTMTASIIANELDKPLYIVLMEKVVTKFMGETSLKLRKIFDFIQEIPGVYLFDEFDAIGSQRGMDNEVGEMRRILNSFLQFMERDHSESLILAATNNLDVLDKALFRRFDDVIEYSLPADEEIIEILQQKLNNFSSNLNFYSLLPALRSMSHAEITIICTDAIKEALLNNKVIDINLIDSIVSQRYSAYKKVD, from the coding sequence ATGGCTAACGCTGATCAAATACTTACTCTAATAAAGAGCCATATAGAAGGAGATGAAGAACGTTTCCGAACCACAGCTCTTCAGATCTCTGCTTTAGAAGCAAAAGCAGGACATACTGTATTAGCCCGCTCTATTAACGAACTTATAAAATCAAAGCAAAAGCTCATTCTTAAACCTACGTTTCGGCCAATCCAATCAGATCTTCAAGAATTTGTATTGGAGATAGAAAACCCGTATCGTTTTACAGATTTAGTATGCAATGAAAATGTCTCATTTAAAATTAAACGAGTTATTAATGAACATGTTCAGCGTGAAAAGCTATATCAGTTTAACCTTGAAAATAGAAGAAAACTATTATTAGCTGGTCCTTCGGGCACAGGCAAAACGATGACAGCATCCATTATTGCTAATGAATTGGATAAACCACTTTATATAGTTTTGATGGAAAAAGTGGTAACAAAGTTCATGGGTGAAACAAGTTTGAAATTACGTAAAATATTCGACTTTATTCAAGAAATACCAGGCGTTTACCTTTTTGACGAATTTGACGCAATTGGTTCTCAACGGGGTATGGATAATGAAGTTGGAGAAATGCGTCGTATATTAAATTCGTTTTTACAATTCATGGAACGAGATCATTCTGAAAGTCTTATTCTTGCTGCAACAAACAATCTGGACGTTCTTGATAAAGCTTTATTTCGTAGATTTGATGATGTAATAGAGTATTCATTGCCAGCTGATGAAGAAATTATTGAAATACTTCAGCAGAAATTAAATAATTTCTCATCAAATTTAAACTTTTATTCCTTACTACCGGCCCTCAGATCAATGAGTCATGCAGAAATCACGATTATATGCACGGATGCAATAAAAGAAGCACTATTAAATAATAAGGTAATTGATATTAATTTAATTGATAGTATTGTATCACAACGCTATTCGGCATATAAAAAAGTTGATTAA
- a CDS encoding N-acetylmuramoyl-L-alanine amidase, with product MREINLIVIHCSATKVDRDITAQDINSAHKVRGFSSWGYHYYIRKNGKVEPMRSHDEVGAHARGYNAKSLGICYEGGLDINGKPADTRTLSQQIALHSLVSKLLKEFPGSKVVGHRDLSPDKNYNGIIDPFERVKECPCFNTADETWE from the coding sequence ATGAGAGAAATAAATTTAATTGTAATTCACTGCTCGGCAACGAAAGTGGATAGAGATATTACTGCACAAGACATTAATTCAGCACACAAAGTAAGAGGATTCAGTTCTTGGGGTTACCACTACTACATTCGTAAAAACGGCAAAGTGGAACCAATGCGAAGTCACGATGAAGTTGGAGCGCACGCTCGCGGATACAATGCAAAGTCCCTGGGCATCTGTTACGAAGGCGGACTGGACATCAACGGCAAACCGGCTGATACTCGCACACTGTCTCAGCAGATTGCACTACATTCCCTGGTAAGCAAGTTACTCAAAGAGTTTCCAGGCAGTAAGGTAGTAGGCCATCGGGATTTGAGTCCGGATAAGAATTACAACGGCATTATTGATCCATTTGAGAGGGTTAAGGAATGCCCGTGTTTTAACACAGCCGACGAAACGTGGGAGTAA